TATTGGAGCTGCTGGGTTGGTCGGCATAGGGCGGCACGACCATGAGCAGTTGCCAGGCCTGGTCGCCGTTGGTCTCGTTGAGCAGGGCCGCCAGCGGCTCCTTGCCCACGCGCGGCTTCCAATTGAGCACGAAGTCGCGGTTGGCCGCCGTGCTGCCGTTGGCAAGCGTGACCTGGCTCAGGTGTCCGCCGAGCCTGGCCACTTTGATCTTGTGGCTGGGGCTCTTGATCGACGACAAGGGGAGGCCCGCGTCTATATTGATCTCAAGCTCGAGGGGGTCTGTGTCTGATTCCCGGTCGGCGGAGTTCGTGCCGGCCTCGTGGGGCACGGCCAGCATGGGGAAATCCAGGCGCCAGCTTTCGTTGCTGTAGTCGAGCACCTGCTGGTACTCGATCTCCACGGCCACCTCCTGGCCGGGGCCGATGTTAGCCACCCGGTTGGTAAAACGGTTGGGGCGTTGCTGGATAACAAGCGAGGCTACCTTGCCGGCGCTTTTGGCCTCTGTGTACTGCTTGATGGCCACCTGCTTGAGCTTGAGCTTACCCTCGATGAATCGGTCGCCCACGCGCACGCGCATGCCGTCGACGGCGGCCTTGTCGGGCAGCGGAAAGACGTACACCGCCTCGACCCACTCGTCGCTGGGGTTGTAGAAACGCTGGGTGACGACCGTGCGCGCCACGGTGCCGCTGATGTTGATGACCACCTTGCTACCCACCCTGGGCGCGGCCAGGAACTTGCCGTCGGTGGAGGTGGGCAACAGCAGCGAGCCACGCGTGACCTCGTCGATGGTGTACACCGCCGGCGAAATGCCGCCGGCCGCGGTTCGCACGGTCGGGCGCAGGCCTATTCGGCACTCGCCTCTCGTGGCCTGCCCGGGCCGGCAGGTGGGAGAGGGGGTGGTCAGCGAGTGAATCGTTGTCAGCCTGTCCGCCGGCTCCACGGTGGCGAAGGCGGCGGCTGCAAAGCAGGCCACCAGTGCGAGGCTGGTGGCCAGGTAGACGAGAAAACCTTGCGCGTCGGCGCAGCTGCGGGCAGTTTGCGGGTGCAAAGCGCCTTTTGGGAGCAAAGTGTTGGTGTTGCTTGTTGTCATGACTGAATCTCCTGTGTTGGTTTTTTCTTGCTGCATTGAGGTCATGAACAGGAGAGTGCGCCCGCGGTTTGCAGGCGTCGTGGAAGAAACAAGGAAAGAACGTGGATTGTGTGTGCAGGTTTGGTGCAGGCGCGCGGCGGCGGTTAAACGCTTAAACGACGGGTAGTTCGAGGCGGAAAGTGGCGCCAGGCGTGGTGTCGAGCGCTCGTATGCTGCCACCGTGGCGTTCGAGCGACGAGCGCACGATGGCCAGGCCCAGGCCGGTTCCCGACTTGTCGGCCGAGGTAGAGAAAAAAGGCTTGAACAGTTGCTCGGGGTCGCCCGCGGGCAGGCCTTCGCCGTTGTCGGTCACGTCGATACGCAACAGGCTGCCCTCGACCACGGTGCCGGTGAACGTCACGCGCGACCCGCCGTGGCGCAGGCTGTTGTCGAGCAGGTTGCTGAGTACTGTCTCGGTGGTATCGCGGTCCATCGGTACCCGGGCGTCGAGCGCGTTGCCCTCGCGTGTGAGCCCGAGTCCGCGGGCCTCGTAGCGCTCGGCCAGCGCTGTGAGCAGCAAGTCGAGCGACGTTGTTTCGCCACTGGGCACGAGCACGTCGGCGCGGGCAAGGGCGAGCAGGCCCACGCTCAGTCGTTGCAGGCGCCCGGTGTCGTGGGCGATGTTGTCAAGAAAACGCTTACGCTCGTCGGCCGACATGGTCTCGACGTGATCGGATAGTGTCTCCACGCTGCCGATGATGCCCGCCAGCGGTGTCTTGAACTCGTGCGACATCGTGCGCGCAAAATCACGAATGTAATTGTCGCGTTGTCCCAGCGACGCCGCCGTGTCGGCCAGTACCCGGCTCAACTCGGCCACCTCGTGCGTGCCTGGCCGCGGTATGGCCACGCTGCCCGCCGAGCGGCCGGCGGCAACGTTGCGCGACTGCTCCACCAGCCGGCGCATGGGACGCGTGAGGGTGCCCGCCACCGCCAGCACGAGCAGGGCAAGCATCCCGACGGCGGCTGCGGCGTAGACCGCGATCTGGTCGCGCTTGTAGTACAGCGCCTTGAGCACGTTGCGCGGGGTGCGGCCCAGGATAATCGCGCCCAGCACGTAGCGCTGGGGATGATCGGGCTCGAGCAGGGGAGGGTAGATGATGGGATAGCCCACGTAGACCGTCACCTCGCCCGCACGGGCTATGGTCGTAAGACTCTGGCGCAGCAGCCGGGCCTGCGGCAGCGACTCGCTGCTGCGCTTTCGAATCACCGACGCTGGCCGGCCCGAAAGCGCGAGCAAGGCTTCGGGCATCTCCAGCGCGAAGTCGCCCGTGGCGTCGGCCGTGCTCGCCACCACGCGGCCCCAGCGATCCAGCACGCGCACGCCCGAAAGGTTGCGCGGGTAGGCCATCGCCAGCAGCGGAGCTATGCGGTGGCCGATGGTGGTGGCCGTCGGGTCTTCGGGCATGCCGGGATTATCGCCCCAGCTGGGTACGTCGAGGCGAGGATCACTGCCCAGGTCTATGGTGGGACGAATGGGCCGCAGTATGCCGTGTCGCCAGCCGAGTTCGTCGGGGTTGGCGTCGTTGTTGTCGTAGGCGTCGGTAGTGGGGTAGCCCTGCTCGCGTATCCAGTTGATGAGCTTGCCGCGGCGGCCGCCCAGCCGGTACTCGCGGTCGAGCTCGCGCAGGTATGCCGATTCGATAAGCGCTGCCTGGGTGTAGAGCTCGGTCTCCGTCTGCCGCGCCATCTCGGTGTTGAGCAGCCTGTAAACGCCTGCGAGCGGGGCCAGCAGTGCGGCCAGCATGACCAGCAGCAGTACGGTACGGAGGCGAAACAGGGGGCGCAGTTTTACCGACATTCGCCCAGGCGGTAGCCCTCGCCACGGACGGTCTCGACGACAGCGCGGGCGTCGTCGCAGCCCGCGCTTTTGATGGCCTCGCGCAGGTTGCTCACGTGGCTGTCTATCGTGCGGTCTTCTACTACCGCGCCGTCACCGAGGTAGTCCATCAGTTGATCTCGGCTCAGCACGTGCCCCGGTCGGCGGATCAGGGCAGCGAGCAGGCGAAACCCGCTGGGCGACGGGTCCACTACCTTGTCGTCCCAGAAGACGCGGTGCGTGGACTCATCGAGGTGAAGGCGCCCGTGCCTGACCGCTGGCGCGGGCTCGCCGGCCTGCTGGTCGCCGGCTTGTCCGTCGCCGATCGCTACCAGGCGCAGTACGGCCTTCACGCGCGCAACAAGCTCGCGGGCGCTGAAAGGCTTGGTCACATAATCGGTGCCACCCAGCTCAAGGCCCACAACGCGTTCGGTCTCCTCGTCGAGAGCGCTAAGAAAGATCACCGGCACCTTGCTGCGCGCGTGGAGTTGGCGGCAGACCTCCAGACCGTAGGGGCCGCCGGGCATGGTGATGTCGAGAACCACGAGCGCATGACGGTCGGGGTTAAAACAGGCCAGCGCCTGGTTGCCGTCCTCGGCCTCATCGCAGTTGAAACCAGCCCGGTTGAGCGCAAAGGAAACCGTGTCGCGAATGCTGCGGTCGTCGTCAACGACGAGGATGGTCTGTGGCTCACCTGCGGGCATACGGTCTTTGGCGAGCGTGGGCGTCCGTGGGTGAAGTGTCAAGCGGGGGTCCGCGCCTGGCGGCTTGCGTGTGTTCGGGTTGTGGCCGAAGGCGAGGCGGCAGAAGCGGTCGCAGCCGCTTTCGAGCGGCGACGCTCACCCTACTGGCTCACGTTCTGAGCCACCACCATGTTTATAGTGGTGAGTGGAGGCGGCGAGCTGCAAACAACGACAACGACGTAGTGAGCCACGAACAAAAGAAATACGGCCGATTGAATAAACAACGAGTGACCAACGACCAAGGCAACTACAACCGCGAGAACAACTCCCGGCCAGGAGCATCCAGGGCAAATGACACGAGACCAAACACGAAAACAGACACGGAGGCATAGAGTATGAGCACAACAACAGAACTCAGCAGCGTACAGCTGACCAAGGATTGGCTGGCGGGTTTTGAGCCGGGGCCGGCAACGGTTTTCGGCAACCTGGCGGTATTTCCGCTGCGCGGCACGCCGCGCTCCGACACGAAGACAGAGCAGGCAGGAGAGCCGGCCTACCTCACGCTGGGCGAGGCACTGGCCGATGGCAGCTTCAGCATAACCGAGAAGTCCGAGTCGGGCAGCGTCGAGCAGCTGGTGGCCCTGAACGACGGGGCAAAACCCGTACTGCTGGTAGACGGCGAGGAGCTGATCGGCGCCAAGCAGAACCGCATCATCAACCTCACGGTGCTGGTGCCGGCCCGCACGAAGATGAAGATCCCGGTGTCCTGCGTGGAGGCCGGCCGCTGGGACTACAACTCGGCCGTCTTCTCGGAGGCCGACCACTTCTATAACGCCCGCAACCGGGCCCGTAAGAGCTCTCGCGTGAGCAGCAACCTGGAGCGGGGACTGGGGCGCCAGGCCAACCAGTCGGCGGTGTGGCAGGAGGTCGGCGAGCTCCGAGACAGGGTGGCCGGCAGCCACTCGCCGTCCGGCGCGCTGGACCACGCCTACCGCGACCACAGCAAGACGCTGGACCAGTACGTCGGGGCGTTCAGGGTTGCGGCCGACCAGGTGGGGGCGGTGTTCGCAATTAACGGCGAGGTGGTGGGCCTTGAGGCCTTCGACAGCACGCGGCCTTACCAGGTGGTGGCCGACAAGCTGATACGCAGCTACGCGCTTGACGCCATCGCTGCCGACCGTGAACGGGCGGCCCATGAGAAGGCGGCCACAGGCGGCGAAGACAAGGCCGCGGCCGTCGAGGCGATGCCGACAGTGTCACCCACGGCCGCAGCCGAGTTCATCGCGGGCCTGTCGGACGTGGAGGCCAACAGCTACCCGGCCCTGGGCCTGGGCGAAGACGTGAGGTTCGGCACCGGCGATGACACCAGCGCTGGGCCTGGAGCTCGACGAGGCAGCGGCGACGGCATCAGCGAAGGCACTCCGAACTGGAGCGGCGGGCAGGGTTCTGCGCGCCAGCGCAGCAGCCGGGGCTCAAGGAGTCGGCGAGGGCAGCGCCAGGCACAGGCGGGCAGCGGCATAAGCGGCGGTGCACTTGTGGCCGAGGGTGCCCCGTTGCACGTGTGTGCCTTCGCAGCCGAAGCGTCGGCCGGGTGAGTATTTTTATAAGCTTCGAGTGACGAATTGCCTTGACGGATTCGCAGGCGTCCGTACACTGGAAGCAACATCAAGAGAGGCGGGATAGCCTTTGTAATCCCGCCCGGCAACCGACTCCCGGCCCCATCCAGGGCCACCACGGGGAGCACGGTGCCAGGGTAGCCCTTTTAAGGGAACGATGTGGCCAGCGGGTTAAACCGGTGGCAAACATGGGCGGCCTACTGCTGCCCCGTTCCCCCGTAAAAGAGCTTACCTCTCGATGTCGGCGGGCGTGCTGTGTCATCGCGGCGCAGCGCCTCCGCCAAACGACAGCGCGCGTGCGCGCAGGGAGAGTAGCGATGAAACTGAAGCAGCGTTGGGTAAAGGAAGCAGTCGACGAGTACGTCAGCAAGCCGGGCGCGGCCAACCTGGATGCCATTCACGTTCGCGGACGAAAGGAGGTCAGCAGGAGGGTGTTCGAGAGCTTCGCGCTTTCGCACGTAGATAAGTGGTCGCCGATCAAGCAGGCAAAGGTGGCGGGCGATGGATCGACCGAGATCGATATAGACGCCGCCCTCGAAGTAACGCAGGGAGTGCTGGCAATGCTCGAGGAGCTGTGCGGACCCTTCCTCGAAAAGCCGGGACCGGCTCCGCAGACCCCTGCTGACCTCGAAATCTGTTCGGCCGACACCTGCGAATGTCACCGGGAGTTGTTCGTGCACAGGGGCATAGACATGCCGTTGTCGATCCCGCGGGACGCTGTCTTCATAGCCGAAGAATTGATGGCGGCGATGATTGGCGGGTACAGCGGCTTTCACGTTTCGGACAACGATAAGGGGAGTCACTGGATCCTGTGGATCCAGCACGAGCACTGGGACGACGACTCGAACTGCTACGACCCGGTAGCGGTCTGCCGCAAGCCCGGCGTAACCCTGGAGCGGGCCAGTATATATCTGCTCAGGGCGTGGTGGCGCGCTAACAGTGTCTACGACGAATCAGGCGACGGCCGCCGTGGCAACACCTTTATTCCTACGGGGGGCCTGAACCAGAATGAATTCTGGGGCCTGATCGATGAACTGTGGCCGCCACCGGACTACGACTACGAAGCCTATGCGCGCTACTGCAGGTACCAGGCG
The window above is part of the Candidatus Binatota bacterium genome. Proteins encoded here:
- a CDS encoding HAMP domain-containing protein, encoding MSVKLRPLFRLRTVLLLVMLAALLAPLAGVYRLLNTEMARQTETELYTQAALIESAYLRELDREYRLGGRRGKLINWIREQGYPTTDAYDNNDANPDELGWRHGILRPIRPTIDLGSDPRLDVPSWGDNPGMPEDPTATTIGHRIAPLLAMAYPRNLSGVRVLDRWGRVVASTADATGDFALEMPEALLALSGRPASVIRKRSSESLPQARLLRQSLTTIARAGEVTVYVGYPIIYPPLLEPDHPQRYVLGAIILGRTPRNVLKALYYKRDQIAVYAAAAVGMLALLVLAVAGTLTRPMRRLVEQSRNVAAGRSAGSVAIPRPGTHEVAELSRVLADTAASLGQRDNYIRDFARTMSHEFKTPLAGIIGSVETLSDHVETMSADERKRFLDNIAHDTGRLQRLSVGLLALARADVLVPSGETTSLDLLLTALAERYEARGLGLTREGNALDARVPMDRDTTETVLSNLLDNSLRHGGSRVTFTGTVVEGSLLRIDVTDNGEGLPAGDPEQLFKPFFSTSADKSGTGLGLAIVRSSLERHGGSIRALDTTPGATFRLELPVV
- a CDS encoding response regulator transcription factor; amino-acid sequence: MPAGEPQTILVVDDDRSIRDTVSFALNRAGFNCDEAEDGNQALACFNPDRHALVVLDITMPGGPYGLEVCRQLHARSKVPVIFLSALDEETERVVGLELGGTDYVTKPFSARELVARVKAVLRLVAIGDGQAGDQQAGEPAPAVRHGRLHLDESTHRVFWDDKVVDPSPSGFRLLAALIRRPGHVLSRDQLMDYLGDGAVVEDRTIDSHVSNLREAIKSAGCDDARAVVETVRGEGYRLGECR